Genomic segment of Pararhodobacter zhoushanensis:
GGGGCGGCGCACCGCATCAGAGCGCGAAAGCGCGCGTCGCGGCAAAGCCTTCCAGGATCGGCGCCGTTGCGTTGAACGAGTCGCGCCAGCGGATCACGCCGCCATGCTTGACCCCGACACGCACCGTGCCCAAGGCTGCTTCCATGAAAATGGCTGCAACCCGGCCGCCGTCTTTCAGTTGATCGACCAGGGCGGCCGGAAACACTTCAACCCCGCCCTGCACGACAATCGCGTCATAGGGCCCATGGGCCGCAGCACCCGCCGTCGCCACGCCGCGCTCGACAACCACATTGGTGGCACCGATGGATTGCAGCGATGCTTCGGCGTCATCGGCCAGCGACGAATCGGCTTCGAGCGCGACAACCGCCTGCGCCAGATGCGCGATCACGGCTGAGGAATAGCCGGTCCCTGCCGCCACATCGAGCACCAGCTCGTCTTGCTTGATGTCCAGCGCGTCGAGCATTTTGGCCAGCGTACGCGGGTCAAGCAGAACGCGCCCCGCGCCCAGTTGGATATTCTCGCCGACATAGGCGGCTTCGCTCAGCGTTCCGGGCACGAAGCGTTCGCGCGGAATGGCCAGCATGGCCTGAATGATGGTCAGCTTGGTGACGTCGGACGGGCGCACCTGAGTGTCGACCATCATCGTCCTGCGGGTGGCAAAATCGGGCATGGATCAGGCTCCGTCTGGATCTCTGCGCCCCTCTTGCCACAGGGGCCGGGAGCTTGGCAATGCCGCCCCCCTGTCACAGGCGAACTAGGGGGCCATTATGTGGCTTGATGGCACGCAGGCCGAGGGCGTTCAAGCGCAATGTTCAGTTTCGACTGAACATTGCGCCCTGCCCGCGTGCGTGCTCAGGATTCGGGCGGAACGGTGAGGCCGCGCTGGACCGCCGGGCGCGCCAGAAAACGCTCCAGCCAGCCCGGAACGTTGCGCAAGGACTCCCATCCCACCAACGGTTTTGCGTCATAAAACCCGATAACAGTGTTGACCCAGGGGGCGACGGCGATATCGGCGATCGAGTAGTCCCCGACGATCCAGTCACGCCCGTCAAGCTGCTGGTCCAGCACCTTGAGCAGCCGTTCACTTTCCGCGCGATACCGCTCGAAAGGGCGCTTGTCCTCGATATCCTTGCCGGCGAATTTGTGGAAAAACCCTAGCTGGCCGAACATCGGGCCGGCCCCGCCCATCTGCCACATCAGCCATTGCACCGCCTGCCAGCGCAGCGCGGGGTCTTGCGGCAACAGTTTGCCGGTTTTCTCGGCCAGATACATCAGGATCGCGCCACTTTCGAACAGGGCGAGCGGCTGACCGCCCGGCCCGTTCGGGTCGACGATTGCGGGGATCTTGTTGTTGGGGTTCAGCGCCAGAAACTCTGGTGTCATCTGGTCGTTGTCGGCGAAACTGATGCGATGGCCCTCATAGGGCAGCTCCAGCTCTTCCAGCGCCACGCTGACCTTGACGCCATTCGGCGTCGGCAGCGAATACAGCTGCAGGCGATCGGGGTGTTGGGCGGGCCAGCGGCGGGTGACGGGGTGGTCGGCGAGTGTCGGCATGATCGCTCCGGGTGAAAGGGTCAGACAACGGGCTGGTCAAAATACAACTTGATAAGCCGCCATTTGCAGGCATGACTCATACGTCTAATCGAGGTAAACGCCGCAGCGACCCGCTTCAAGATGCAGGGCAAAGGTGAACAAAGGGACAAGAAGGTATGCTTAAAGAATTTCGCGACTTTATCGCCCGCGGTAATGTCATGGACATGGCAGTCGGTATCATTGTCGGCGCCGCGTTTACCGCGATCGTCAGTTCGCTGGTGGCCGATCTGATCAACCCGATCATCGGACTTTTCACCGGTGGCGTCGATTTCACCAACAATTATTTCGTTCTGTCGGGCGAGGTTCCAGCCGACGCCAGCCTGACCGCCGCGCGCGACTCCGGGGCATCGGTCTTTGCCTATGGGTCCTTCATCATGGCGATCATCAATTTCCTGATCATCGCCTGGGTGGTGTTCATGCTGGTCAAGGGCGTCAACAAGGTCAAGGACTCGGCCCTGCGCAAAGAGGCTGAGGCAGCACCTGCCGCCGCCGAACCCGCCGCGCCCCCGCCGCCCTCGCCCGAGGCGCTGCTGACCGAGATCCGCGATCTGCTGGCCGCCCGGGCCTGACCAACACGCCAGCGCTAGCCATGATGGGGCGGGTCTGTCGAGGCCCGCCCTTTTTCAGTGGCACGGCCTGCGGTCACGCGGAGGAACCAAACACCTCATCGCCGGCGCTCCACAGCGCAATCAGGTCGGTCAAGGTGTCGCGGCCATCACCGGCCATCCGCAAGGCCAGTGCATCGGTTCCGATCAGCGCGGCGACGCGCCATGCGTCCTGCGCGGCTGCCAAAGCCGGGGGGCCCGCGCCGAGCATCTCTTCAATCGCATTCGCCGCAAGGGTGAAGGGCAGCGCCAGCGTCAGCGCCGGAATCGTCGGCGATCCGGCGACCAGTTGGTGCGCCAGATCCACAACAACGACTCGCGCCGCTGCCTGCTCGACCAGAAGCCGCGTCACCACGGTTTCGGTCAAGGCGTCGATTACGTCCGTGGTTAACACCCGGAACAGTCCCCACGTCCCCGCGCCGAAACGGCACGCACCCGACGTTTTCATAGCGCAATCGAAAGGATACGCAAACGCCGGGGTTCGGTTAGTCAGGTGTTTTGGTCGGGCTCGGTGTCCGGCAGCGGCGAAAGATCGCGCACACCGCGCGCCGGGCCATCCGCCGTGAAGCTGGCCCACCCCGCCCCGTCGCGCGGCTCGGGCAGCGTATCCGGCCGCTCGTTCAGGTGGATATGAACCTTGGCGATGAACAGCGCGGTAATCGGCGAGGTCAGGAACAAGAACAGCGAAATCAGCAGCTCATGCGCCGAAAACCGCCCTTCGGTGGCAAATACAAAGATCATCGAACCGATCAGCACGCCGCCGACGCCCAGCGTCGTGGCCTTGGTCGGCGCGTGCAGCCGGGTCATGGCATCTGGCAGCCGGATCAGGCCATACGAGCCGACAAGCCCAAAGAAGGCCGCGATCAGCAGGAAAGCCGAGACAGCGATATCGGCCCACAGGGGAAGGTCATAGTCCATGCGCTTGCTCCCTTACTCGATGATATCGCCGCGCAGAAGAAAGCGGCAGTAGCTGACGGTCGAGATAAAGCCGACCAGGGCAAAGAGCATCGACACTTCAAAGAAGATCGACGATCCCAGCGCGATCCCGAGCAGGATCAGCAGGGCGATGGCGTTGATCACCATGGTATCCAGCGCCAGAATCCGGTCGCTGATGTTGGGACCGGTGGCCACGCGCCACAGGTTCAGCAGCAACCCCAGTGAGAAGGCACCGATGGCGATGGTCAGGGCATAACCGATCATTCGAAGATCTCCTTCAGACGGCGTTCATAGCGGGCCTTGATGTCATCCCGCACAGCCGCCGGATCGGGCGCGTGCAGGCAATGCACCAGAATGGCGTGACCATCAGCGGCCAGATCGCACGATACCGTGCCCGGCGTCAGCGTGATCGTCACCCCCAGCACGGTGATCGCTTCGGGCGAGGTGATGTCGAGCGGCACACAGATCCACGCCGGTTGCAGCGACTTGCTGGGCTTGAACAGCACGATCAGCGCGACCTCGGCGTTGGCCTTGACGATGTCATAGAGCACGATCAGGCCGTATTCGATGACAACCAGTGGCCGGCTGAGCCGGGGCATATCAGGCCAATAGGGCCGGATCAGCATCGGCACGAGAAGCCCCAGCAGCACGGCGAAAACAATCGAGTTGATCGCGACGGTATTGACCAGCAAGAGCCAGCAAATCGCCAGAACCACCGACAAAACCGGATGGGGCAGCAAACGCGACAGCATGTCAGTGTCCCTCTTCTTGCGGTGCGTGGCTTTGCGCCGGGGCACCGTGGTCTGCACCGTGCAGCGCGTCGGCAAGCTCTTCTTCCTGCTCGG
This window contains:
- a CDS encoding glutathione S-transferase N-terminal domain-containing protein gives rise to the protein MPTLADHPVTRRWPAQHPDRLQLYSLPTPNGVKVSVALEELELPYEGHRISFADNDQMTPEFLALNPNNKIPAIVDPNGPGGQPLALFESGAILMYLAEKTGKLLPQDPALRWQAVQWLMWQMGGAGPMFGQLGFFHKFAGKDIEDKRPFERYRAESERLLKVLDQQLDGRDWIVGDYSIADIAVAPWVNTVIGFYDAKPLVGWESLRNVPGWLERFLARPAVQRGLTVPPES
- the mscL gene encoding large conductance mechanosensitive channel protein MscL; its protein translation is MLKEFRDFIARGNVMDMAVGIIVGAAFTAIVSSLVADLINPIIGLFTGGVDFTNNYFVLSGEVPADASLTAARDSGASVFAYGSFIMAIINFLIIAWVVFMLVKGVNKVKDSALRKEAEAAPAAAEPAAPPPPSPEALLTEIRDLLAARA
- a CDS encoding protein-L-isoaspartate O-methyltransferase family protein, whose protein sequence is MPDFATRRTMMVDTQVRPSDVTKLTIIQAMLAIPRERFVPGTLSEAAYVGENIQLGAGRVLLDPRTLAKMLDALDIKQDELVLDVAAGTGYSSAVIAHLAQAVVALEADSSLADDAEASLQSIGATNVVVERGVATAGAAAHGPYDAIVVQGGVEVFPAALVDQLKDGGRVAAIFMEAALGTVRVGVKHGGVIRWRDSFNATAPILEGFAATRAFAL
- a CDS encoding K+/H+ antiporter subunit F; translation: MIGYALTIAIGAFSLGLLLNLWRVATGPNISDRILALDTMVINAIALLILLGIALGSSIFFEVSMLFALVGFISTVSYCRFLLRGDIIE
- a CDS encoding Na+/H+ antiporter subunit G codes for the protein MDYDLPLWADIAVSAFLLIAAFFGLVGSYGLIRLPDAMTRLHAPTKATTLGVGGVLIGSMIFVFATEGRFSAHELLISLFLFLTSPITALFIAKVHIHLNERPDTLPEPRDGAGWASFTADGPARGVRDLSPLPDTEPDQNT
- a CDS encoding Na+/H+ antiporter subunit E, whose product is MLSRLLPHPVLSVVLAICWLLLVNTVAINSIVFAVLLGLLVPMLIRPYWPDMPRLSRPLVVIEYGLIVLYDIVKANAEVALIVLFKPSKSLQPAWICVPLDITSPEAITVLGVTITLTPGTVSCDLAADGHAILVHCLHAPDPAAVRDDIKARYERRLKEIFE